The DNA sequence ATCTATTGCCAGTTCAGCCTGATATAATCTTGGATTGGTTCCGCCTTCAGGAGAAGGAACATCATCACCAGCTCCAGGAGTAGCTCCCGGCTTTTTAATCCTTCCTATTCCCTGAATGGCAAAATTAGATCCATTATACCAGTCTGCAAGACTGATACTTGAAAACGTCTGTGAACTCCCATCTGTAAAATTGACCACTACACTTACTGTAGAAGTCCCACTTCCACTTACAGCAAGCATATACAGCTTGGTTGCTGCTTTTGGTGTTGTAAATGCCAAAGTTCCGTTATCATTGATTGCAGCCAGCCTTAAAGAGTTGTTCGCATTCAAACTGGCTAACTGAAAGCTCAATCCCGGAGTGGTTCCCACTACAGAATTAATAACTCCATCAACAGGAATACCATACGTAATCGCTGCACTTGTGGAGGTCAGCTGAAAATCTTTCGCTATAAAAGCATAAGAAACTCCGTCTACGTCATTATTTGTAGTAACTGTTGAAGAACCTATCCCGTTTGCAATTACATCAGCTGTAAAGCCTGAAGAGATCGGCATCGTTTGATAATTTTGAGCCATGAGTACACTGGCAGAAAACAGAGCGATAGCAGGTATCACTCTAGAAAATAAATTTATTACCATTTTAATCACATTTGAGGCGAAATTTAGGAAAAATAATAATACAAAAATGTTATTTTTAACAAAATCTTAAACTTTATTTAAAATGTGTGAAAAATTAATATCAAACATCATTTAAATAAGCAACTTTCAAAGACAAAGTAAAACTTAATGAAACATCTTCTTATTGATTCTTAATTTTATTATTGAGAAATTAAATCCTATTTTTGTCATACAAATTTTTTGAACAATGCCGAATATTTCAAACAGAGCGCTGCATATGCCGCCATCGCCGGTAAGAAAACTGGTTCCCTTTGCATTACAAGCAAAACAGAAAGGAATAAAAGTATACCACCTTAATATCGGACAGCCTGATATTGAAACTCCGGAAACAGCTTTAAATGCTTTAAAAAACATCGATTTAAAAGTATTGGAATATGCGCTTTCTGAAGGAAATATAGAATACAGAAAGGCCCTTACAGAATATTATCACTCTTTAGGTTTTTCAGATCTTACACCCGATAATTTCATTGTTACCAATGGAGGTTCTGAAGCCCTGAACTTTGCGATCTCTACTTTATGTGATGAAGGTGACGAAGTGATTATCCCTGAGCCTTACTATGCCAACTACAATGGTTTCACCAGCACATTTGATGTGAATGTAGTAGCCGTATCTTCTACTATTGATACAGGTTTTGCTTTACCTCCTATTGAAGAATTCGAGAAAAAAATCACAGAAAAAACCAGAGCAATCATTATCTGTAACCCAGGAAACCCTACCGGATATCTGTATACCCGCGAGGAACTTCAGAAGCTTGCAGACATTGCTTTGAAATATGATATTGTAATCATTTCTGATGAAGTATACAGAGAATATGTATATGACGGAAAACAGCAGATCTCTATGTTTGATTTTCCTGAATTAGCTGAAAACTGCATTATCATTGATTCTGAATCCAAGCGTTATTCTATGTGTGGAGTAAGAATCGGATGTATGGTTACCCGTTCCAGCAAGATCCGTAATGCTGCCATGCTTTTTGCACAGGCGAGATTAAGCCCGGTTCTTTTAGGACAGATTGCTGCAACAGCGGCACACCAGAATGATGGTGCCTACATCAGAGCGGTAAGAGAAGAGTATACCCACAGAAGAAATGTATTGGTAGATCTTTTGAATGCAATCCCAGGTGTAATCTGCCCAAAACCAAGAGGAGCTTTCTACTGTGTTGCTGAACTTCCGGTAGATGATACTGAAAAATTTGCACAGTGGCTGCTTGAAAAATATTCTCTTAACAACGAAACCATCATGGTAGCTCCTGCAGGAGGATTCTACAGTGATCCCGAATTAGGAAAGAAACAGGTAAGAATTGCCTACGTTCTGAAAGAAGAAGATTTAAAAAGAAGTGCTGAAATTCTGAAAGAAGCTTTAAAGAAGTACAGAGAAGAATTCAGTCTGTAAAATATATCCTATGCCGACAACAAAAAAACTACATCTGAAAATACTGTTTTCGATTCTTTTGCTGTTGGCATTTTTTTCCTGTGACTCCAAAAAAACGGAACAGGCTATTTCTCATCAAAATCCGCATGAGATTACTTTCATCAGCGTATCCGACATTGGAGGATATCTTGGAAATTACAGAATTATTAAAGTCACAAAAGATTCCGTTTTTGCAGAAAAAGGAATGACAGCCAATCAAACCCATAAAAAATGGTCGTCTGCCATCAATTCCAACACATGGAAACAGCTTGTATCATCAGTAAGGATTGTAGATCTCGACCATATTAAAAGCTCTCCCAGCCTACAATCGGTAGACGGAACAGATGAAACTTTTCAGATCCGGACTCCGAAAAAATCACACATCTATGTGAATGCTTATGCAGACACTTTACATTACAAGCAATTACAACAACTTAAAGAACAAATAGACAAAATTCTTCCCAAAGAATACAAATAAACATGCAGGAAAATTTTTCATTACAACCTTATAACACATTCGGTGTTGAAGCCAAAGCCCGCTATTTTACTGAAGTCAATACCATTGATGAATTAAAAGAGGCTCTTATTTTTTCGAAAACCCAATCTCTTCAGCTTCTGTTTCTAGGAGGAGGAAGCAATATTCTTCTTACCAAAGATCTTGACGGTCTTGCCATCAGACTTAATTTAAAAGGAATTACCGAAGAGAGCATCAACGAAAATGAAGTATTGGTAACAGCAAAAGCAGGTGAAAACTGGCATGAATTTGTGATGTACTGCCTGCAGCAGAATTTTGGAGGGTTAGAAAATCTTTCTTTAATTCCCGGAAATGTAGGTACTTCTCCGATGCAGAATATCGGGGCTTATGGGACAGAAATCAAAGATATTTTTGTAAACTGTAAGGTATTGGATTTAGAAAAGCTTGAACTGAGAACCTTCAATCTGGAACAGTGCAAGTTCGGTTACAGAGATTCTATTTTCAAACAGGAAGGAAAAGGCAGATATGTGATTCTGGAAGTCACTTTTAAACTTACCAAAAAAGATCATTCTATCAAAACAGAATATGGTGCGATTAAATCTGAACTGGAAAATCTCGGCGTTGAAAATCCAACCATTCAGGATATTTCCAAAGCGGTTATCAATATAAGACAAAGCAAACTGCCGGATCCTAAGGAAATAGGAAATGCCGGAAGCTTTTTCAAAAATCCAACTATTCCTCTAGCTCAATTTGAAGATTTAAAGCAAAAGTTTGAAAATATACAGGGCTATCCAAATGGTGATATGGTAAAAGTTCCTGCAGGATGGCTGATTGAACAATGTGGATGGAAAGGAAAGCAGATTGGAAATGTAGCTTCACACAAATTGCAGTCACTGGTTATCATCAATGCTACCGGGAATGCTACCGGAAAAGAAATTTTTGATTTTTCCACTGAGATTATTAATTCTGTGAAAGAAAAATTCGGAATAGAATTAGAAAGGGAAGTGAATATTATTTAATCTAAAAATATATAAAGGCTTTGAATACAGTCTTTATATATACACTATTTTTAAAAATATTGGTAAACGCAAAGGTGCAGGGGTATTAATTTCTTTGAGTTTTTAAGGCACAAGGATTTTATCTCAGATAAAATGCGTTATGGCTGCATGATAGCTGGAAAATAGTAAGGCTGGATTCTTTCAGAATGACAACACAACGCTTAGCTTATCCGTACACTTTGTCATTCCGTAGGAATCTATGCATAGATGGAATGAAAAACACAAGGACAGAAGTTATTTTCTAAGCTTTATGTTGTAAAGCACAAGGATTTTATCTCAGATAAAATGCGTTATGGCTGCATGATAGCTGGAAAATAGTAAGGCTGGATTCTTTCAGAATGACAAACACAACGCTTAGCTTATCCGTACACTTTGTCATTCCGTAGGAATCTATGCATAGATGGAATGAAAAACACAAGGACACAGGTTATTTTCTAAACTTTATGTTGTAAGGCGCTAAGATTTTATCTCCGATAAAATTCAATGCTGTTCGATCTTTGTGCGACAAAAAGGATTAACCTTATCTCATTTCATTCTCACCCTTGCAGAAAATCTCACATTGAGCGAAGTCGAAATGTTCTTGCGCCTTACAACAGCATGTCATTCAAAATCTTTGCGCCTTTGCGTTTTCCCAACCATATCTCATTACAAGTTTCCAAAAAATCATTATTTTAGCTTAAAATTTACAATCCGTAATGAAAATAGCTATTCTTGGAGCCGGAAATATGGGACTTTCTTTTTCAAAATCATTTTTGAAATACGAGCTGATCAAACCTGAACACCTTCATCTGATTATCAGAAATCAGGAAAAAATCTCCAAAATAGCTGAAGAATTCCCCAAATCTAAAATTTCCACCTTTGAAGAAGTGAAAGAACTCGATGCGGATTTGATCATCATCGCTGTAAAACCTCAGGATTTTCAGTCGGTTGCCCAAAATATTCAATTTACTTTAAAAGAAAACCAGATGGTATTATCCATCATGGCGGGAATCAATATTGAAAAAATTCAAAAATTACTTAATCATCCGCTTGTTGTAAGAGCAATGCCGAACTCTCCTACCCTTCTGGGAATGGGAATTACGGGATATACCGCTGCAGAAGGAATTTCTTTCAGTCAACTCATAAGTATAGAAAGATTACTGAACAGCACGGGAAGATCTGTTTATCTGGAAGAAGAAGAACTCCTGGACGGTGTTACAGCACTTTCAGGAAGTGGTCCCGCTTATTTTTATTACATCATTGATGCAATGATTAAGGCCGGAATTGAAATGGGAATTGAAGAAAATCTCTCCAAACTTTTTGTAAAGCAGACAATGCTGGGAGCTTATCACCTGATCAATAACTCAGAAAAAAATCTTGAAGAGCTTATTAAAGATGTCGCATCTAAAGGCGGAACTACTGAAGCTGCTTTAAAAACATTTGAAGACAACAGCTTCAAAGAAATTCTGAAAAAGGGAATTCTGAACGCTGAAAAACGCGCCAAGGAACTTAATAATTAAATTTTTTTTCAAAAATCCTGCAAAATACCCATCCCAGATACACCCCAAATGTATTCAGGATGATATCGTCTACCTCAAATATTCCCATTCTTGTAAAGTATTGCAGTGCTTCAACAATAACGATACATGAGATAAAACTAAATAACAATGGTTTTAGTTTTTTCAGATCCGGCAAAACCCACCCCAAAAATCCAAAAGGAATAAACATGATAACATTTCCCAGGACAATCATTACAATATCTATCGTCTTATTCGGACCCTGGATAAATTTTATTGTAGAAAAAACGGGTTCTAACGTAAGGAGATTTTCTTCATACTGAAACCTGTCCATTCCCAAAAACATCAGGTAAAGCAAAAACAGAGTATACGGAACAATACTAATTTTATATATTTTCTTTAACATTGAACTGCTAATATATTCATTTCAAAAACATTAAATTTGTGTATTAAAATAATTTAATGAAATACGTTCTACTTACACTTATTTCAGCAATGCTGCTGTCGGTTTCATGGCCAACTTATGGAGTTCCGTTTTTTATATTTTTTGCCCTTGTTCCTCTTCTGATGATGGAGCATGGAGTTTCGAAATTCTCAGATTACAAAAGGAAAAGCTGGGTCGTCTTCGGATTGTCTTATCTATGTTTTGTGATCTGGAACATAGTCACTACAGGATGGCTGTATGGCTCAAAGAATCCTGACGGAAGCCATTCTCTGATGGCTGTTGTATTCCCGGTATTGGTCAACTCTCTTTTATATTCATTAGTATTCCAATGTTATCACTGGTACAAAAATGCTCAGGGAACCTATTGGGGATTAGGATTTTTGATCGCGATCTGGATGAGCTTTGAAAAATTTCATTTGGGATGGGAACTGACATGGCCATGGCTGAATCTGGGGAATGTATTCGCCGACTATCCAAAACTGATCCAGTGGTATGACACTTTAGGTGCTACCGGAGGAAGTTTCTGGATTCTTCTGATCAATGTTCTGATTTTTTATACCGTAAGAACCTGGGAAGCTGGAAGAAAGAGAAAAGACCTGATTAAAAATTCAGCTATTGTTGGAGCTTTAATTGTTCTGCCAATGATCATTTCAGTGATCAAATACAATAATTTTGATGAAAAACCAGCCGGCCAGGTGAGTGTTCTGATGTTACAGCCGGATCTTGATCCTTATGCTGAAAAGTATTCGAAAGACAGCCTTACCATTGAGCAGGATTTACTGGCACTTGCTGAAAAAAATTCTACCGGTAAAATTGATTATTATATTGCGCCGGAAACTGCTCTTCCCGGCAGAGGATCTATTTCCGAAACGGCTTTTGAAAAGAGCTTACTTTTAAATAATATCAAAGGATTTCTATCCAATCATCCGGGATCTGTTTTTGCAACCGGAATTTCTTCGCACCGTTTTTTTTATAATCCTGCTGATTTACCTAAAGAAGCTTACCAGATCAATAGTGGTGTTTGGGTGAGCAGTTATAATACAGCAATTCAATTGGTTCCTAACCAGAAAGTACTGGCATACCACAAAGGGAAATTGGTGCCTGGTGTTGAAATATTCCCTTATATGAATGTTTTAAAACCACTTTTAGGAGATGCTATGCTCAACCTGGGAGGTACTGTAGCCTCTTTGGGAACAGACAAAGAAAGAGTTGCTTTTTCAAATCCTTACAACAAAGGGAAACTGGCGCCTATTATCTGCTATGAAAGTATTTACGGTGAGTTTGTAACTGAATACGTAAAAAAAGGAGCCAATTTTTTAGCTATTATGACGAATGATTCCTGGTGGGGTGTTACAGAAGGACATAAACAGCTTTTATCTTATGCTAAACTGAGAGCTATTGAAACCAGAAGAGAAATTGCCCGTGCTGCGAACAGCGGAATTTCTGCCCACATCAATGCTAAAGGTGAGGTGACTGCCGATACTTTCTATGGAGACAAAACGGCCTTATTTGCAAAAGTGAATCTGTATGATACAAAGACATTTTATACAAGGGCAGGTGATCTTCTTTCAAGGTTTTCCATATTTGCATTGGGCTTTTTATTGTTTTACTATTTGATTGAATGGTTCAAAAATAAAACGAAGAAAGCGTAATTGTTAAACACTAGTTACACAAATTTTCGCACGAATACCACAATCTGCGACATTTAAAAAATATTTTAAACATAAAAAAAGAGAAAGCCAGCTGGACGTCTGGCTTTTCTCATTGATAGAAGATAGAATTGATTCAATTACTTAATCGTAAGCTTCTTTGTGGTTATTTCGTTTTTTATCTTCAGTTTTAATAAATACACTCCTTTAGGTAAATGAGAAACATCAATAGACTGATCTCCATTCACACTGATATTCAGTTTTTTTCCATCCATTGAATACATTTCAGCTTCCGAAACCTTTTCTCCCTTAATATATACTTTATCTGATACAGGATTCGGATAGATGATAAGCTGTTTATCATATTTAATTTCAGCTGTTCCCAATACACTTTGTACAGAAGCATCAGAATACACCTTTGAAGCATCAATAGATTTCACACTCCAGTATACATTCTCAATGGCCGGATCAAGATCCAGAAACCATGATGGGGTCGTCACAACATATTTAGTAATATCATGAGCGCCCTGTGTAGATCCTACTGTGATTTCATAACGCAACGCATCTACCGGAGTTTTGTCATCCGAAGCACCACTCCATGTAAAATTAAAACGGTTTCCGTTTTTAGTCATATTCAGTTGGGTTGGCGGTGTAGGCTTTGCATTTGCGGCAGTAGAATTATTTTTAAATACTTTAGTGAGTGAAGGCAGATCAGAAGCAGCCCAGTCAAATCCACCCAACAGGATATCCAGATGATGATCATTATTAAAATCAAACAGCTGTACCAGTCCCGGACCTCCAAGCGCAGTTATACCCGATAATGTTCCTTCATTAAACTTATTATTGGAAACATCATAGATATACGTTTTCACAACAGCATTATAGTTTTCATTTCCTGAAATGATAAAGTCGTAATACCCGTCATTATTAAGGTCACCAACACTCAGTGAAAGATCTGAAATATCAGTTCCGGTAATTGTTTGAGGAATCAGATTACCTGTACCATCGTTCATCAGAACTGCAAAATATCCTTCATCATTTCCGTCTCTTCCAATCACGACAATATCCTGAAAACCATCCGCATTGAAGTCTGCAAAATCTATTTTCCCAACAGCTACAGGCGCAAGATCCTGCGTAGGAGTAAGAACTCCTGCCTGATTCATATACACTTTAGAAACCGGATCACCATTGATATCTGATCCGATAATGACCAGATCAAGAAGCTTGTCATTATTAAGGTCTACTACTTTAAAGCTTCCGCTTTGAGTTCCGTCAACCCAGTTTGCTGTCAGATCAAAACCGACACCTGTATTTTTATAATAATCCAATGTATTTCCAAACCCTCCTCCATGGGCATATTGAGTTCCGTTGACCGCATAATCCGATTTTCCGTCATGATTAAAATCAAAAACTTCTACAGATCCATAAATTTTCCCGGGAAGTTCAGCTTCTTTCACAAACCCTGTCCCTGTATTTTTGAATCGGTACTGTTTATAATTTACAACATCCATATAGCTGAGTCCTGTGGAAATAATATCCATCAATCCATCATTATTATAATCAATAAATCTGATATCCCCCAGATGGGTCACATCGGCTCCCAATCCTGCATAAGGTAACAATGTTGTTCCATTGTTCTGATATACTTCATTATAAGTACTGTCTACATTTCCATCACCATCAGAATCTATCGCCCCATTCAGCACAATATCAAGCGTACCATTGTTGTCTATATCTGCGATATCAGCTGCGGAATAATAAAAATTATTCATGCTGGTTTGTACCTCTGTAAAATTCTGAGCCATCAGACCGACAGGCAACATAGACAATAAAATATAAATCCTCTTCATAGTTGTTTTTATTTAGATTAATTAAAAACAAAGATAGAATATTAACTTCTTTGCTTAAAAAAAAGCCTGTATGAATTATATCAGCACTGATTATCTGCTGTATCCCAAGGATTCTGCTATTTTAAAAATTCATGATTATTAATCAGTCACTTATTTGCAAATATTTTCTAAAAGATTTGTCTATCTAAAAAATTCTTCGTTATTTTGCACTCTCAAATATTATACAAATAAGAACATCGAGATATGTCAAGAATTTGCCAAATAACAGGAAAGCGTGCAATGGTTGGTAACAACGTTTCTCACGCTAATAACAAAACGAAGCGTCGTTTTGAAATTAACTTATTAGAGAAGAAGTTTTACCTTCCAGAGCAAGATAAGCACGTAACACTGAAAGTATCAGCTCATGGATTGAGAGTGATTAACAAGATTGGAATCGAGGAAGCTATTGAAAGAGCTACTAGAAACGGATTGATTAAAAAGAATTAATAAATCATGGCAAAAAAAGGAAATAGAGTTCAAGTAATCCTTGAATGTACAGAGCACAAAGAAAGCGGTATGCCAGGAATGTCTAGATACATTTCTACAAAAAATAAAAAGAACACTACAGAGAGATTGGAATTGAAAAAATACAATCCTGTTCTTAAGAGATCTACCCTTCACAAAGAAATTAAGTAATTTATAAATAATAACTTACCATGGCAAAGAAAGTAGTAGCAACCCTACAAAGCGGTCAGTCTAAGAAAATGACGAAAGTAGTGAAAATGGTTAAGTCTTCTAAATCAGGAGCTTACGTTTTCGAAGAAAAAGTAATGAATGCTGACGAAGTAGACGGTTATTTGAAAAAATAGTCAGTACTTTGTTTACAATATAAAAAACTACTCATATTTTGGGTAGTTTTTTTGTTATCTTTGTGCACCAGATTATTAATCAGTAAAGTATGAAAAAGATACTTGTTCTGGCCTGCACAGCAACTTTTCTATTTTCATTCAGTCAGAAAACAATGAACCCAGTAGAATATAAAAG is a window from the Chryseobacterium indologenes genome containing:
- a CDS encoding pyridoxal phosphate-dependent aminotransferase, with product MPNISNRALHMPPSPVRKLVPFALQAKQKGIKVYHLNIGQPDIETPETALNALKNIDLKVLEYALSEGNIEYRKALTEYYHSLGFSDLTPDNFIVTNGGSEALNFAISTLCDEGDEVIIPEPYYANYNGFTSTFDVNVVAVSSTIDTGFALPPIEEFEKKITEKTRAIIICNPGNPTGYLYTREELQKLADIALKYDIVIISDEVYREYVYDGKQQISMFDFPELAENCIIIDSESKRYSMCGVRIGCMVTRSSKIRNAAMLFAQARLSPVLLGQIAATAAHQNDGAYIRAVREEYTHRRNVLVDLLNAIPGVICPKPRGAFYCVAELPVDDTEKFAQWLLEKYSLNNETIMVAPAGGFYSDPELGKKQVRIAYVLKEEDLKRSAEILKEALKKYREEFSL
- the murB gene encoding UDP-N-acetylmuramate dehydrogenase — encoded protein: MNMQENFSLQPYNTFGVEAKARYFTEVNTIDELKEALIFSKTQSLQLLFLGGGSNILLTKDLDGLAIRLNLKGITEESINENEVLVTAKAGENWHEFVMYCLQQNFGGLENLSLIPGNVGTSPMQNIGAYGTEIKDIFVNCKVLDLEKLELRTFNLEQCKFGYRDSIFKQEGKGRYVILEVTFKLTKKDHSIKTEYGAIKSELENLGVENPTIQDISKAVINIRQSKLPDPKEIGNAGSFFKNPTIPLAQFEDLKQKFENIQGYPNGDMVKVPAGWLIEQCGWKGKQIGNVASHKLQSLVIINATGNATGKEIFDFSTEIINSVKEKFGIELEREVNII
- the proC gene encoding pyrroline-5-carboxylate reductase, which produces MKIAILGAGNMGLSFSKSFLKYELIKPEHLHLIIRNQEKISKIAEEFPKSKISTFEEVKELDADLIIIAVKPQDFQSVAQNIQFTLKENQMVLSIMAGINIEKIQKLLNHPLVVRAMPNSPTLLGMGITGYTAAEGISFSQLISIERLLNSTGRSVYLEEEELLDGVTALSGSGPAYFYYIIDAMIKAGIEMGIEENLSKLFVKQTMLGAYHLINNSEKNLEELIKDVASKGGTTEAALKTFEDNSFKEILKKGILNAEKRAKELNN
- a CDS encoding VanZ family protein, with protein sequence MLKKIYKISIVPYTLFLLYLMFLGMDRFQYEENLLTLEPVFSTIKFIQGPNKTIDIVMIVLGNVIMFIPFGFLGWVLPDLKKLKPLLFSFISCIVIVEALQYFTRMGIFEVDDIILNTFGVYLGWVFCRIFEKKFNY
- the lnt gene encoding apolipoprotein N-acyltransferase codes for the protein MKYVLLTLISAMLLSVSWPTYGVPFFIFFALVPLLMMEHGVSKFSDYKRKSWVVFGLSYLCFVIWNIVTTGWLYGSKNPDGSHSLMAVVFPVLVNSLLYSLVFQCYHWYKNAQGTYWGLGFLIAIWMSFEKFHLGWELTWPWLNLGNVFADYPKLIQWYDTLGATGGSFWILLINVLIFYTVRTWEAGRKRKDLIKNSAIVGALIVLPMIISVIKYNNFDEKPAGQVSVLMLQPDLDPYAEKYSKDSLTIEQDLLALAEKNSTGKIDYYIAPETALPGRGSISETAFEKSLLLNNIKGFLSNHPGSVFATGISSHRFFYNPADLPKEAYQINSGVWVSSYNTAIQLVPNQKVLAYHKGKLVPGVEIFPYMNVLKPLLGDAMLNLGGTVASLGTDKERVAFSNPYNKGKLAPIICYESIYGEFVTEYVKKGANFLAIMTNDSWWGVTEGHKQLLSYAKLRAIETRREIARAANSGISAHINAKGEVTADTFYGDKTALFAKVNLYDTKTFYTRAGDLLSRFSIFALGFLLFYYLIEWFKNKTKKA
- a CDS encoding T9SS type A sorting domain-containing protein; amino-acid sequence: MKRIYILLSMLPVGLMAQNFTEVQTSMNNFYYSAADIADIDNNGTLDIVLNGAIDSDGDGNVDSTYNEVYQNNGTTLLPYAGLGADVTHLGDIRFIDYNNDGLMDIISTGLSYMDVVNYKQYRFKNTGTGFVKEAELPGKIYGSVEVFDFNHDGKSDYAVNGTQYAHGGGFGNTLDYYKNTGVGFDLTANWVDGTQSGSFKVVDLNNDKLLDLVIIGSDINGDPVSKVYMNQAGVLTPTQDLAPVAVGKIDFADFNADGFQDIVVIGRDGNDEGYFAVLMNDGTGNLIPQTITGTDISDLSLSVGDLNNDGYYDFIISGNENYNAVVKTYIYDVSNNKFNEGTLSGITALGGPGLVQLFDFNNDHHLDILLGGFDWAASDLPSLTKVFKNNSTAANAKPTPPTQLNMTKNGNRFNFTWSGASDDKTPVDALRYEITVGSTQGAHDITKYVVTTPSWFLDLDPAIENVYWSVKSIDASKVYSDASVQSVLGTAEIKYDKQLIIYPNPVSDKVYIKGEKVSEAEMYSMDGKKLNISVNGDQSIDVSHLPKGVYLLKLKIKNEITTKKLTIK
- the rpmB gene encoding 50S ribosomal protein L28, producing the protein MSRICQITGKRAMVGNNVSHANNKTKRRFEINLLEKKFYLPEQDKHVTLKVSAHGLRVINKIGIEEAIERATRNGLIKKN
- the rpmG gene encoding 50S ribosomal protein L33, which encodes MAKKGNRVQVILECTEHKESGMPGMSRYISTKNKKNTTERLELKKYNPVLKRSTLHKEIK
- a CDS encoding DUF4295 domain-containing protein; translation: MAKKVVATLQSGQSKKMTKVVKMVKSSKSGAYVFEEKVMNADEVDGYLKK